In Halichondria panicea chromosome 13, odHalPani1.1, whole genome shotgun sequence, one genomic interval encodes:
- the LOC135346289 gene encoding NACHT, LRR and PYD domains-containing protein 6-like — protein sequence MEAQEALSEFVEGLKEAYSERQFITEEQWPPVRGYKLINLQLVEAEKEEGFRAGLPQHGIPDDMVKRTPIIHGNLFHVEKGKKLVRKLIVEGNAGIGKTTLCTMLAEGWAGGNILTQFDCVLLLPLRDPLVSSASSLTGLLALHHPDEIICEPVVRHLKRTRGKEMLIIADGWDELSETNRSKVSFLYNLLFGRLLPSASVLLTSRPSASAPLHDLPSVDRLVEVVGFNEENIKQYIESEFDQFPEKATSLIEQLNNNPVLESVCSVPLNCAIVCNLWHTLDQELPRTLTELYTQIVLNIILRNIKKKFPDCPIGLNGFDDIPNDLQDTFWLICEFAYECLLLDQLVFSETELSSRLPESGDKLHCFGLLQSARSLLPVGHGLSFHFAHSTIQEFLAALHLATLPNEEKMKVVEAHDDSDRFDIVWRFMFGLASKYHDSCSNQVIGLDDDLMDKYMAFKYGDLASVCHAAFEASDQSLAKKICNVFGQNLLYGDFKTPFDCVARFYVLRYAVKCDNMVIRISSCTIGDKLLKELTDILSNANGNLQVRDLLLAQTKLSDKGVADLFKRASAAFIALDELSLISNNFTDIMSSFVSCTSLTQLYLSENPLGVFGIQSLETAVRAGVLVRLATLHLSNTLTGDADVNGALLTTLFQSIASHCANLEILSLSGNNLGLPGLCSVVENIPLRLNHIDLKSTHLTNSFHSVSQYTVTSEILNLYQNSVYCLRSMDLTGSNFSGSAGTLLLEKSLQALQSLEELNCSDCSITSVDIAMLIHLLKSANVKCKNLKWWNLGDNNIDDEGVIALTRCLPELFIRLEGFSTSVVYGLTNAVFLIGNPVGEELILMCNEHLKVFEESQKIARLNEWERTYLPPQNEMTTHVFCQLWDTLLLKMIDMAGAISPAFSGDDDSIFLWQSTDDALNSPNDAANNIQKTFVDNSNSPQATERSSDDDLICPAVVVQITERGEADSIVSVSDSSCDERVTPPLPTSPAKTVQASSELTLSLLDKELKTLTKPIQFGVSLGIPQYRLEVIQQDNRFDTEGQKIALFQFITKNYKSLGITWSVIADALRDIDYRDLSTVVREKYCT from the exons ATGGAAGCACAAGAAGCCTTGAGTGAGTTTGTTGAAGGTCTTAAAGAGGCTTACAGTGAAAGGCAATTCATCACGGAGGAACAATGGCCACCAGTTAGAGGATACAAGCTGATTAACTTGCAGTTAGTGGAAGCTGAAAAAGAAGAGGGATTTAGAGCTGGTTTGCCACAACATGGTATCCCTGATGATATGGTCAAGCGTACTCCAATTATCCATGGCAACCTATTCCATGTCGAAAAAGGCAAGAAACTAGTGAGGAAGCTCATCGTTGAGGGTAATGCTGGGATCGGTAAAACCACACTGTGTACCATGCTTGCTGAAGGGTGGGCAGGAGGCAACATCCTGACACAATTTGACTGTGTTTTGTTACTTCCACTAAGAGATCCCTTAGTTAGCTCAGCCTCCTCTCTTACTGGCCTCCTGGCTCTTCACCATCCCGACGAGATAATTTGTGAGCCTGTTGTTCGGCACTTAAAGAGGACAAGAGGAAAGGAGATGCTCATCATTGCTGATGGATGGGACGAGCTCAGTGAAACAAACCGTTCAAAAGTATCTTTTCTATATAATCTTTTGTTTGGCCGTCTTCTTCCTTCTGCTTCCGTCCTCCTCACCTCACGACCTTCTGCTTCAGCTCCTCTTCATGATCTTCCTTCTGTGGATCGTTTGGTTGAAGTAGTCGGTTTTAATGAGGAAAATATCAAGCAGTACATAGAATCAGAGTTTGATCAATTCCCAGAGAAAGCTACTTCTCTTATCGAGCAGCTTAATAACAACCCAGTCCTTGAGAGTGTGTGTTCTGTGCCCCTCAATTGCGCCATTGTTTGTAACTTGTGGCACACTTTAGACCAAGAGCTTCCTCGTACGCTAACTGAGCTGTACACTCAAATTGTTCTTAACATTATCCTTCGCAATATCAAAAAGAAGTTTCCTGATTGTCCGATTGGCCTTAATGGATTTGATGATATTCCCAATGATCTACAAGACACGTTTTGGTTAATCTGTGAGTTTGCGTACGAGTGTTTATTACTAGATCAGCTGGTTTTTTCGGAAACTGAATTATCGTCTCGCTTACCCGAAAGTGGTGACAAGTTGCATTGCTTCGGTCTATTGCAGTCTGCTCGATCGCTTCTACCTGTTGGTCATGGCTTGTCTTTTCACTTTGCTCACTCGACCATCCAGGAATTCTTGGCTGCCCTCCATCTTGCTACTCTACCCAACGAAGAAAAAATGAAGGTAGTTGAAGCTCATGATGACAGTGACCGGTTCGACATTGTATGGAGATTTATGTTTGGTCTTGCTAGTAAGTACCACGATAGTTGTAGTAATCAGGTAATTGGTTTGGATGATGATTTGATGGATAAATATATGGCGTTTAAATATGGTGATTTAGCTTCAGTATGTCATGCGGCGTTCGAAGCTTCAGACCAAAGTCTTGCGAAAAAAATTTGTAATGTTTTTGGGCAAAATCTATTATACGGTGATTTCAAAACTCCTTTTGACTGTGTAGCTAGGTTCTATGTTCTTCGTTATGCTGTGAAATGTGATAATATGGTTATAAGAATATCCTCTTGTACAATTGGTGATAAGCTGTTGAAGGAACTAACTGACATACTTTCAAATGCGAATGGTAATTTGCAAGTACGCGACTTACTTCTTGCGCAAACCAAATTATCTGACAAAGGTGTTGCTGATTTATTCAAGAGAGCCTCAGCTGCCTTTATAGCTTTAGATGAACTCTCTTTAATTTCCAACAATTTCACTGATATCATGTCTTCATTCGTTTCTTGTACGAGCCTCACACAATTGTACTTATCTGAAAATCCTCTTGGAGTATTTGGCATTCAGTCACTGGAGACAGCTGTACGAGCAGGCGTTCTTGTTCGTCTGGCAACCCTGCACTTATCCAACACCCTCACCGGAGATGCTGACGTCAATGGAGCACTTCTGACCACCCTTTTTCAGTCCATTGCCTCTCACTGTGCTAACCTTGAAATCTTAAGCCTTTCTGGTAATAATCTTGGTTTACCTGGATTATGTTCAGTTGTGGAGAATATTCCATTACGATTGAATCACATCGATCTAAAAAGTACTCATCTCACGAATTCATTTCACTCAGTGTCTCAATACACAGTCACCAGTGAGATACTAAATCTCTACCAAAACAGCGTATACTGTTTAAGAAGTATGGACTTGACTGGCTCCAATTTCAGTGGAAGTGCAGGAACTCTCTTACTGGAAAAGTCTCTTCAAGCACTTCAATCACTTGAAGAACTTAATTGCTCTGACTGTTCTATCACCTCTGTCGACATCGCAATGCTTATCCATCTTCTCAAGTCTGCTAATGTGAAATGTAAGAATTTAAAATGGTGGAATCTTGGCGATAATAACATTGATGACGAGGGAGTAATCGCTCTTACTAGGTGTTTACCTGAGTTGTTTATTCGTTTGGAAGGCTTCAGTACTAGTGTTGTATATGGTCTCACAAATGCCGTTTTCCTCATTGGTAATCCTGTGGGTGAGGAGTTGATACTCATGTGCAACGAACACTTAAAG GTCTTTGAAGAATCGCAGAAAATTGCACGGCTGAATGAGTGGGAGAGAACGTATTTACCTCCACAAAATGAAATG ACTACCCATGTTTTCTGCCAGCTTTGGGATACACTTCTGTTAAAGATGATTGACATGGCTGGAGCG ATCTCTCCAGCTTTTTCCGGTGATGATGATAGCATATTTTTATGGCAATCAACGGACGATGCACTGAACTCTCCCAATGATGCTGCCAATAACATTCAAAAAACTTTTGTCGATAACAGTAATTCCCCTCAAGCTACAGAACGATCTAGTGATGATGACCTCATCTGTCCTGCAGTAGTGGTACAAATAACGGAACGGGGGGAGGCAG actctATTGTATCAGTTTCCGACTCCAGTTGTGATGAAAGAGTTACACCACCCCTGCCAACGTCACCAGCAAAAACAGTTCAAGCCAGTTCAG AGTTGACTCTCAGTCTTTTAGACAAAGAGCTCAAAACCCTCACAAAACCAATACAGTTTGGAGTCAGTTTGGGCATTCCTCAGTACCGACTTGAGGTCATCCAGCAAGACAATCGATTCG ATACGGAAGGTCAGAAGATCGCCCTGTTCCAGTTCATTACCAAAAACTACAAGAGTCTAGGAATAACTTGGAGTGTTATTGCCGACGCTCTCCGTGACATTGATTATAGGGACTTGTCAACAGTTGTTAGGGAAAAATACTGCACTTAA